The genomic region ATCAACATTGCGAGGTACCTGGACCGGCGAGCCGCCGCGTAGTCGGAACCCGTGAACAAACAGAATTGAAGCGCCCTGCCACATTCCCGGACCCACCGAGGCCGCGAACGCGCATCGCCAGAGGTCATTTCTTCACCGGAAAGTAGACTACTGGCCGAGCCGTGCGCCATCCCGCCAACCTCAACGAGCGCTTCGAGCAGCACCTGGCGATCGGTGCGCCGCCTGCCGACGTCTTCGCCTGCTTCTTCGCGCCAGAGGCGCTCAGGGCGTGGTGGCAGGCCGTACGCTCGGTCACGACGCCCGTACCGTTCGGCGTCTACGCCATCGAGTGGAAGACGACGCCGTTTCGCGACGATGTGCTCGGTCCACTCGGCGGCGTTTTCCATGGCACGGTCGTGGACGTCAAGCCCGGCCGATCGTTTCTCGTCGCCGACGCCTACTGGATTCCGCCCGAAGGCGATGCGCTCGGTCCCATGGCCTTCGAGATCGACTGCGCGCCCGATCCGGCGGGCTGCCGCCTCCACGTGCGACAGGACGGCTACGCGCCGTCCCCTCGATGGGAGCGGTACTACGCAGTGGTCTCCCGCGGCTGGCAGGTCTCGCTCATCGCGCTCAAGCGCTACGCGGAAGGGAGATAGCGCGCCCGCGCATCACCCGCGCCTCGAGAACCGCCCGCCGTGCGCACGAGTCCAGCGCGCGCCGAGCCTCGGCAGCGTTCCGGTTTCGTAGCTGCTACGATCGGAAGGCTTCCGGGATCCCTGCGGCGTCGCGTGTGGGTCCAGGCAGAAACGATGACGCCGTCTTTCGCTCACGACACCATCGCGGCGGCCGCCCGCGCGCTCGCCGCGGGCACCGTCTCCTCGCGCGCCCTCGTCGAAGCGAGCCTCCAGGCGATCTCGATCCACGGCCCGGCGACGAACGCCTTCGTTCACGTGGACGCCGCAGGCGCCCGGCAGGCCGCGGATGCTGCCGATCGGACCCGGGCCGCGGGTCAGGACCTTGGCCCGCTCCATGGAATTCCGATCTCGCTGAAGGATCTCATCGACGAGGCCGGGGCGGTCACGACCGCGGGCTCGCGCGTCTTGGGCGATCGCGTAGCGGCGACGGATGCGACGGTCGTGGCGCGGCTGCGCCGGGCCGGCGCGATCGTGATCGGCCGCACGAACCTCCACGAGTTCGCCCTCGGGACGACGAGCGAGGATTCGGCGTACGGGCCGGTTCGGCATCCGGCCGACGCCAGGCGATCCGCCGGAGGATCGAGCGGCGGCTCCGCAGCGGCCGTGGCGCTCGGCATGGGGCTCGCCTCGGTCGGCACCGATACGGGCGGCTCGGTGCGCATCCCTGCGGCGGCGTGCGGCATCGTCGGTCTGAAGCCTGGCGCCGGCGAGCTTCCGCTCGACGGCGTGGTGCCGCTGAGCGCATCGCTCGATCACGTCGGCCCAATCGCGCGGACCGTCCAGGACGCGGCCATCCTCTTCGACGTCATGGCGGGGATCGAGCCGCGGCCGTTGACGTCGGCACCGCCGTCCGACGTGCGCCTGCTGTGGCTCGACGGCTACTTCGCGCACCCGCTCGAGCCGGCGGTCCGCGCGGCCACCGATGCCGCCGCCGCGAGGCTCACGAGAGCGGGTGTCTCGCTCCGCCGCGGCGAGCTTCCCGGCACGGACGCGATCGCCCCGGCCTACGTCGACATCGTGTTGCCCGAAGCCGCACACTGGCATGGCGCTCGCCTCGATCGCCAGGCCGACGAGTACACGGCGCCCGTTCGCCAGCGGCTGCTTCAGGGCCGGACGATCGCAGCCGTCAACTACCTCCAGGCGCAGGCCGCACGGTCGACGCTGCGCGCCGCCGT from Acidobacteriota bacterium harbors:
- a CDS encoding SRPBCC domain-containing protein; the protein is MRHPANLNERFEQHLAIGAPPADVFACFFAPEALRAWWQAVRSVTTPVPFGVYAIEWKTTPFRDDVLGPLGGVFHGTVVDVKPGRSFLVADAYWIPPEGDALGPMAFEIDCAPDPAGCRLHVRQDGYAPSPRWERYYAVVSRGWQVSLIALKRYAEGR
- a CDS encoding amidase, producing MTPSFAHDTIAAAARALAAGTVSSRALVEASLQAISIHGPATNAFVHVDAAGARQAADAADRTRAAGQDLGPLHGIPISLKDLIDEAGAVTTAGSRVLGDRVAATDATVVARLRRAGAIVIGRTNLHEFALGTTSEDSAYGPVRHPADARRSAGGSSGGSAAAVALGMGLASVGTDTGGSVRIPAAACGIVGLKPGAGELPLDGVVPLSASLDHVGPIARTVQDAAILFDVMAGIEPRPLTSAPPSDVRLLWLDGYFAHPLEPAVRAATDAAAARLTRAGVSLRRGELPGTDAIAPAYVDIVLPEAAHWHGARLDRQADEYTAPVRQRLLQGRTIAAVNYLQAQAARSTLRAAVDALLEQVDALVLPTLPLVAPLLGAETVALEPDAAPVPVRTAMLKHTQPFNLTGHPALSLPVAASPLPVGLQLVGHRGQTRRLLEIAAGLERIVTCP